The proteins below are encoded in one region of Hordeum vulgare subsp. vulgare chromosome 3H, MorexV3_pseudomolecules_assembly, whole genome shotgun sequence:
- the LOC123440516 gene encoding transcription factor DUO1-like produces MASMGELLLNQELAAVAAMSTDAYGRFERYTLSPAHGFPHFQQAGSAPTVFPDTGLLVSGFGMPPSTFIVMPEGTHAADAYGAEAVPVEIPVVRRQRPAARNAGPTPFRGPWTEEEDELLKRLVDQHGEHKWATISDHLPGRIGKQCRERWTNHVRPGIKKEHIWTEADDILLIDAHKIHGNRWSSIARCLPGRSENAVKNHWNATKRSLKSKRRFKKKTSQQAAPGQFTLLEEYIRDKMMADENAAPPCPSSGGVGYDGQVVPGAAAMLAVSGPPGMGQYLHPADAAGSSSQAGVMNLSAPLPDLNAYGGEMLEGYYYPATFPTYSDNNLLHHGPETAFPQMFSAQGSMHMHAACTNLNLFPLPQHLGGGYYGSETGRSSAGGSSDQDEDVVQMASREFQTSEDEATLDLTGFS; encoded by the exons ATGGCGTCGATGGGGGAGTTGCTTTTGAACCAGGagctggcggcggtggcggccatGTCGACGGACGCGTACGGGAGGTTCGAAAGGTACACCCTGAGCCCTGCCCATGGTTTTCCCCACTTCCAGCAAGCTGGCAGCGCTCCGACGGTATTCCCCGACACGGGATTGCTCGTTTCTGGCTTCGGCATGCCTCCCTCCACCTTCATCGTCATGCCGGAGGGGACCCACGCGGCCGACGCTTATGGCGCTGAGGCCGTCCCGGTGGAGATCCCCGTGGTCCGGCGACAGAGACCTGCCGCCAGGAACGCTGGGCCGACGCCGTTCAGGGGACCGTGGACGGAGGAAGAGGACGA ACTTCTCAAGAGATTGGTGGATCAGCATGGCGAACATAAGTGGGCGACCATTTCAGATCACCTCCCGGGACGGATCGGCAAGCAGTGCCGTGAGCGATGGACAAATCACGTCCGCCCAGGCATCAAG AAGGAGCACATCTGGACTGAGGCGGACGACATACTGCTGATCGACGCGCACAAGATCCACGGAAACCGCTGGTCGTCCATCGCGAGGTGCCTCCCCGGCCGGTCGGAGAACGCCGTCAAGAATCACTGGAACGCGACAAAACGGAGCCTCAAGTCGAAGCGCCGGTTCAAGAAGAAGACGAGCCAACAGGCCGCCCCGGGCCAGTTCACCCTCCTTGAGGAGTACATCCGCGACAAAATGATGGCTGACGAGAACGCGGCGCCACCGTGTCCATCGTCCGGCGGCGTCGGGTATGACGGCCAGGTCGTTCCAGGTGCCGCTGCAATGCTGGCCGTCTCCGGCCCACCCGGGATGGGTCAGTACCTCCACCCAGCCGACGCGGCCGGGTCATCGTCCCAAGCAGGGGTGATGAACCTGAGCGCGCCGTTGCCGGACCTGAACGCCTACGGTGGCGAGATGCTGGAGGGATACTACTACCCAGCCACCTTCCCGACCTACAGCGACAACAACCTGCTGCACCATGGACCAGAGACTGCATTTCCGCAGATGTTTAGTGCCCAGGGAAGCATGCATATGCATGCAGCATGCACGAACCTGAACTTGTTCCCACTCCCCCAGCACCTCGGTGGCGGCTACTACGGCAGCGAGACCGGCCGCAGCAGCGCCGGTGGCAGCAGTGATCAGGACGAAGACGTGGTGCAGATGGCGTCCAGGGAGTTCCAGACGTCTGAGGACGAGGCCACACTTGACCTCACTGGCTTCAGCTAA